CAGCGCGGGCGCGACCTTCCACGCCAGCATCAGGAGAGGGAAGTTCCACGGGATCACCTGACCGCAGACGCCCAGGGCGCGGGCATCGGGCAGTTCGCTGTCCATCAGCTGGGCCATGCCCGCGTGGAAATAGAAATGCCGTTGTGCCAGGGGGATGTCGATGTCGCGCGCTTCGCGGATGGGTTTGCCGTTGTCGAGGCTTTCGAGCACCGCGAAGAGGCGGCTGTGCTTCTGCAAGAGCCGCGCGACGGCGTAGAGCACGCGCGCCCGCGCGGCACCGCCCGCGCTTTCCCATTTCGGCTGGGCACGGCGCGCGGATTTCACGGCGGCGTCCACATCCGCCTGCGTGGCTTGTGTCAGATGCGCGAGAACCCCGCCGGTGGCCGGATTGCGGCTTTCGAAGGTTTCGCCCGGGTCGGTCATCGCCCCGTCGATGAAATGCCCGAAGCGTCCGCCCTGATCCTTGATCCAGGCCAGCGCCTCGGCGGCGGATTCGGGGGCGGTGCCATAGTCCATGGTGGTGAAGATATCGCTTACGGTCATGGGAAAACCCTTTGGTCGGAGGGGCTTATCTGGGGTGTTAACCAAAAATAAACCATATTATTCAATGCGTTGGTTCCCTGCGGGGAACCCTGCGTCAGCTTGCGGCGTGGCGGTATCCGGCGGAATAGGCGCCCGAGACATGGTGTTCGAGCTGCCGTTCGATATCACCCAGCAGGGACGACGCCCCGAAGCGGAAGAGGTCTGGCATGAGCCAGCGGTCGCCGAGCTCTTCCTTGATGAGCGCCAGATAGGTGATCGCGTCCTTGGCCTTGGAAATCCCGCCGGCGGGTTTGTAGCCGACGCGGAAGCCCGTGCGCTGGTAATAGTCGCGGATCGCGCGGATCATCACCAGCGTGACCGGCAGCGTGGCGTTCACGCTTTCCTTGCCGGTGGAGGTCTTGATGAAATCCGCTCCCGCCATCATGCAGACCAGCGACGCCCGCGCCACGTTGCGCAGGGAGCCAAGCTCGCCCGTGGCGAGGATCGCCTTGACGTGCGCAGGGCCGCAGGCCGCGCGAAAGGCCTTCATCTCGTCGTAGAGCGCCTGCCAGTCGCCGCTGAGCACGTGGCGGCGCGAGATCACGATGTCGATCTCATCCGCGCCCGCCGCGACGCTCTGTTCGATTTCGGCCAGACG
Above is a genomic segment from Sulfitobacter sp. HNIBRBA3233 containing:
- the deoC gene encoding deoxyribose-phosphate aldolase, whose protein sequence is MADTPSQTQDTATTTSGSQLPQVTEPRNAGLPLDLNWVLAAQANTSAIERRAASLPARRSVKKEYQAAWLLKAVSCIDLTTLSGDDTARRVGRLCAKARQPVAQATLEKLGMPGLTVGAVCVYHDMIGPAVTALRGTGIPVAAVSTGFPAGLSPFKLRLAEIEQSVAAGADEIDIVISRRHVLSGDWQALYDEMKAFRAACGPAHVKAILATGELGSLRNVARASLVCMMAGADFIKTSTGKESVNATLPVTLVMIRAIRDYYQRTGFRVGYKPAGGISKAKDAITYLALIKEELGDRWLMPDLFRFGASSLLGDIERQLEHHVSGAYSAGYRHAAS